The Halomonas sp. 7T genome contains a region encoding:
- the smrA gene encoding DNA endonuclease SmrA — translation MNQSLRDEMDFSALVGDVKPLPKHNRADTGTQRQRPTEAQLARRESAEEQLNERNFLSDDFVDLRPPFDPIEYRREGIQQGVVDKLKHGGYSVQAQLHLLRRPLAECRRMLFPFIQEAYAHDLRSVLIVHGRGRDIDSPANVLRSYLAKWLTQFDEVQAYVSAQPSEGGLGATWVMLRKSDRAKANNRERQQKRRG, via the coding sequence ATGAATCAATCACTTCGTGATGAGATGGATTTCAGTGCCTTGGTCGGCGATGTAAAGCCGCTGCCCAAGCACAACCGCGCGGATACAGGCACTCAGCGACAGCGACCCACAGAAGCCCAGTTAGCGCGTCGCGAAAGCGCTGAAGAGCAATTGAATGAACGTAATTTTTTATCCGATGATTTTGTCGATCTTCGGCCCCCCTTTGATCCCATTGAGTACCGCCGCGAGGGTATTCAGCAGGGCGTGGTTGATAAACTGAAACACGGTGGCTATAGCGTACAGGCGCAGCTGCATCTGTTACGACGGCCCTTGGCAGAGTGCCGCAGAATGCTATTTCCGTTTATTCAAGAAGCCTACGCTCACGACCTCCGTTCTGTGCTGATTGTGCATGGCAGAGGTCGAGACATCGACAGCCCTGCGAATGTGCTGCGTTCCTATCTGGCTAAATGGCTGACTCAGTTTGACGAAGTGCAAGCGTATGTTTCCGCGCAGCCTTCGGAGGGAGGCCTTGGCGCCACTTGGGTCATGTTACGTAAAAGTGACCGCGCAAAGGCCAACAACCGTGAGCGCCAGCAAAAACGACGCGGCTAA
- a CDS encoding gamma-glutamylcyclotransferase, whose protein sequence is MVWLKRCLLGSTLVALSIAVWLWLTMLSPWFYERPSHLPDIEQRSHQVFVYGTLRYAPVRWVVMYASGNPTKATLEGYERTNLDLTPNQEAHVDGLLLEVTPNQLARLDRYERLGIRYERVKQTLADGTTAWVYVRLPSLSRLRLPSPDYQAALVP, encoded by the coding sequence ATGGTTTGGTTGAAACGATGCCTGCTAGGCAGCACATTAGTAGCGCTAAGTATTGCCGTATGGCTATGGCTAACCATGCTGAGCCCATGGTTCTATGAACGACCTAGTCACCTGCCCGATATTGAGCAGCGCTCCCATCAGGTATTTGTTTACGGGACGCTACGCTATGCCCCCGTCCGCTGGGTGGTAATGTACGCATCAGGCAACCCGACGAAGGCTACGCTGGAAGGTTATGAGCGCACCAACTTGGATTTGACGCCAAATCAAGAAGCGCATGTAGACGGTTTATTACTTGAGGTTACACCGAACCAGCTGGCGCGTTTAGATCGTTACGAACGCCTGGGCATTCGCTATGAGCGCGTAAAACAGACCTTGGCTGATGGAACAACGGCCTGGGTCTATGTACGTCTGCCTTCACTTAGCCGATTGCGCTTGCCCTCTCCTGACTATCAAGCCGCTCTGGTACCATAG
- the wrbA gene encoding NAD(P)H:quinone oxidoreductase, with the protein MSDSTPFVLILYYSRSGATAAMAHQIAAGVESIPGIEAKLRTVPPVSPTCDAVDPEIPEEGAIYADLEDLRQCSGLVLGSPTRFGNMAAPLKYFLDTTSSLWMNGALIDKPASAFTSTSSLHGGQESTLLTMLVPLLHHGMVYAGVPYSETTLINTQTGGTPYGTSHVAGVRSDRPVDEDERLLCVAQGKRMARLALALHHMRGEKTS; encoded by the coding sequence ATGAGTGATTCCACACCGTTCGTTCTGATTCTTTACTATTCCCGCTCTGGCGCGACAGCCGCTATGGCGCACCAGATAGCTGCAGGTGTCGAGAGCATTCCAGGCATTGAAGCAAAGCTGCGCACGGTGCCGCCGGTGTCTCCCACATGCGACGCCGTTGATCCAGAGATTCCAGAAGAAGGTGCTATATACGCGGATTTAGAAGACCTGCGCCAGTGCAGTGGGTTAGTGCTAGGTAGCCCTACGCGGTTTGGCAATATGGCTGCGCCGCTGAAATATTTTTTAGACACGACCAGCAGCCTCTGGATGAACGGAGCATTAATTGACAAACCCGCCAGCGCCTTTACATCAACCTCCAGTTTGCATGGAGGCCAAGAGAGTACGTTACTCACCATGTTAGTGCCTTTACTGCACCATGGCATGGTATATGCAGGTGTTCCTTACAGTGAAACCACGCTTATCAACACCCAAACGGGTGGTACACCCTACGGTACTAGCCATGTAGCCGGTGTTCGCAGTGACCGGCCTGTGGATGAAGACGAGCGTTTGCTATGCGTTGCTCAAGGTAAGCGTATGGCAAGGTTAGCTTTAGCACTCCATCACATGCGCGGGGAGAAAACATCATGA
- a CDS encoding DUF2069 domain-containing protein, protein MRQWLESLESRHGIDNLTRQSRQLVLISFVILFLLVVYRGFFIQEDAFNWRPVVAFVLPLVLFLPSIIGQRARGHAWLAFVSLLYFTQGIMLATLPGQGFRGVLEALVSLALFTGCMAYARFRSRQLRQA, encoded by the coding sequence ATGAGGCAGTGGTTAGAATCGCTGGAAAGCCGCCATGGAATCGATAACTTAACTCGTCAATCGCGGCAGCTGGTCCTGATCAGTTTTGTGATTCTCTTTCTACTGGTGGTTTATCGTGGCTTTTTCATTCAAGAAGACGCGTTTAATTGGCGCCCCGTGGTGGCGTTTGTATTGCCACTGGTGCTATTCCTGCCGTCCATTATAGGTCAGCGCGCCCGTGGTCATGCATGGCTTGCGTTTGTCAGCCTACTCTATTTTACTCAGGGAATAATGCTGGCGACCCTGCCAGGGCAAGGGTTTCGCGGCGTGTTAGAAGCGCTCGTTTCACTTGCACTGTTTACCGGCTGCATGGCGTATGCTCGCTTTCGCAGTCGACAGCTGCGTCAAGCGTAG
- a CDS encoding cytochrome b/b6 domain-containing protein: MLNNTQRVLVWDGLIRLFHWGLLASVAFSYYTTKTDGAPFLFPIEVHAQAGYIIIGLLVFRVIWGIVGTVYARFSHFLYPPVATAAYTKLLLTRRAPRYASHNPLGGWMVVFMLVSLAFQSLSGLFLSDDIFFQGPLYGLVGRDISGELATLHAFNSDLLLVLISVHVLAIVAHQLQGEHLVAAMVTGIKRFNHTPHDIAPTNFPMRRFRAGAALLFAVSVVGWLWFY, encoded by the coding sequence ATGCTTAATAATACACAGCGCGTGTTGGTATGGGACGGGCTAATACGGTTATTTCATTGGGGACTGCTAGCGTCTGTCGCTTTTTCTTACTACACCACTAAAACTGATGGAGCTCCATTTCTATTTCCCATCGAAGTTCACGCTCAAGCGGGCTATATCATTATAGGCCTGCTGGTGTTTCGGGTTATTTGGGGAATTGTAGGTACTGTTTACGCTCGTTTCAGTCATTTTTTATACCCTCCGGTCGCAACCGCTGCATATACTAAATTGCTTTTGACTCGCCGTGCGCCCCGCTATGCCAGTCATAATCCTTTGGGCGGTTGGATGGTGGTTTTCATGCTTGTGTCACTAGCTTTTCAATCGCTTAGCGGTTTGTTTCTTAGTGATGATATTTTTTTTCAGGGGCCGTTATATGGCTTAGTAGGCCGCGATATCAGCGGTGAGCTTGCTACTTTGCACGCGTTCAATAGTGACCTTCTTCTAGTATTGATAAGTGTGCATGTGTTGGCCATTGTGGCCCATCAACTGCAAGGGGAACACTTAGTGGCAGCCATGGTGACCGGCATTAAGCGGTTTAACCATACCCCTCACGATATAGCGCCGACGAACTTTCCCATGCGCCGGTTTCGAGCAGGCGCTGCGCTGCTCTTTGCAGTGAGTGTCGTTGGCTGGCTCTGGTTTTATTAG
- the pdxH gene encoding pyridoxamine 5'-phosphate oxidase, giving the protein MTRNIADIRRDYEGGRLDEAQTPDNPFELFDEWFTLALESEGKDGNAMTLATVDSQGRPHARVVLLKGFDERGMVFFTNYHSHKGSELSNVPYAAMTFWWPSLSRQVRIEGPVEQVTADESDEYFSSRPRGSQLGAWIATQSVVIPDRNWIVERQKRFEQAYDGQDIPRPIHWGGYRVAPEMIEFWQGQPSRLHDRLRFERRDGGAWSRFRLAP; this is encoded by the coding sequence ATGACGCGTAACATAGCTGATATTAGGCGTGATTATGAAGGCGGACGCTTAGATGAGGCGCAAACCCCCGACAACCCATTCGAACTCTTTGACGAATGGTTCACGCTCGCGCTTGAAAGCGAGGGGAAAGACGGTAACGCCATGACCCTGGCAACGGTGGATAGTCAGGGACGCCCCCATGCACGGGTTGTGCTACTCAAAGGGTTCGATGAGCGCGGCATGGTTTTCTTTACCAATTACCACAGCCATAAAGGCAGCGAATTAAGCAATGTGCCTTATGCTGCTATGACGTTTTGGTGGCCATCGCTATCGCGTCAAGTCCGTATTGAAGGGCCGGTGGAGCAGGTAACGGCCGACGAATCCGATGAGTACTTCTCAAGCCGCCCGCGTGGCAGCCAGTTAGGCGCTTGGATTGCTACCCAAAGTGTTGTAATCCCTGACCGTAACTGGATTGTAGAGCGCCAAAAGCGCTTTGAACAAGCTTACGATGGGCAAGATATTCCTCGGCCCATTCATTGGGGTGGGTATCGGGTTGCACCTGAAATGATCGAATTTTGGCAGGGGCAGCCTAGCCGTCTGCATGATCGCCTAAGGTTCGAACGGCGTGACGGTGGTGCGTGGAGTCGCTTTCGCTTGGCTCCATAG
- a CDS encoding bifunctional acetate--CoA ligase family protein/GNAT family N-acetyltransferase, with translation MSTRFLHHFFEPRTVAVFGASEKPASLGGLVLRNLQEADFKGKIWAVNLKGYHKVFGADCVRNVSELPEVPDLAVICSPIEGVASLIKKLGQFGVKAALVLSGGAYLDREKGNKGSIRQQMLQAARESGIRVLGPECMGLIVPGKKLNASYASQPVKAGRVAYLGQSGMLANAMIDWAAGRDVGFSHLITVGDSVDVLLPDLIDYVNQFSPAQAILLHLERVTDAQHFMTSVRDASRNRLVLAIKSGRTAQSDISGMAPTPGIANRDVVFDAAFARAGVVRVDDSDELLDALETLSRMKPLRGDRLAVVSNGLGPAMLAIDKLISAGGKLAEFTEETQAALHKSHVDMSKPGENPVDLGGNATPARFVEALTIVANDANVDAVLVVHAPTRLAPSVATAKALIDNRKLFKRNLLTSWMGLKEALNARHECNVAGIPTYTSPEKAVKAFMHMVDYQRVQALLQEIPPSLPFSTSPAIRAECRALITQAKEQGRQTLTHSETAQVLEAYGIPAAPSVYLSSPEEALALADDIPGPKALKVIHEGNCRPYRYRKHPHKISAGLMQDLTTPEQVAEGVRQLGDKVREKFPEYTIREYCLQPMQRGKHSMQICAGITRDPVFGPLIVFGIGGYKVNVLADRQIALPPLNMSLAADMVGRTHAASLIREHSADPERDIQHLCQLLVKLSQMASDLGDLRGLELNPLLLNRDGMLAVDFAMDLGPPARFAIMPYPEELREWVTLKNGWKVEVRPIRAEDAPLITTFHRQLSEESIRFRYFHHKSNLTQRDLSILSHINYDRQMAFIAEHQHDDGSKEMLGVVRVWNDPDNIRTEFSVIIRDDLQGLGIGSLLMKKMIDYCTSIGTLEMIGKIMVDNHPMRALMKHLGFKCRYNMEEQVVDAVLRLNEPESEWQRHRLESQPD, from the coding sequence GTGAGCACACGCTTTTTACATCATTTTTTTGAGCCTCGTACGGTAGCGGTGTTTGGCGCCTCTGAGAAACCCGCGTCACTTGGCGGTTTAGTGCTTCGAAACCTTCAAGAAGCTGACTTCAAGGGCAAAATTTGGGCAGTTAACCTCAAAGGTTATCACAAGGTATTTGGCGCCGATTGTGTACGAAATGTAAGCGAATTGCCGGAGGTTCCTGACTTGGCGGTTATTTGCTCGCCCATCGAGGGAGTGGCAAGTCTCATCAAAAAGCTTGGCCAGTTCGGTGTGAAAGCGGCCCTTGTGCTTTCGGGGGGGGCTTATCTAGATCGCGAGAAAGGTAATAAGGGATCTATTCGCCAACAAATGCTGCAAGCGGCAAGGGAGTCAGGAATACGCGTGCTGGGCCCTGAATGCATGGGGCTGATTGTGCCCGGTAAAAAACTCAATGCTTCTTATGCCAGTCAGCCTGTGAAAGCGGGAAGGGTCGCTTATTTAGGCCAGTCAGGCATGCTTGCTAACGCCATGATCGACTGGGCAGCAGGGCGCGATGTAGGTTTTTCTCATTTAATCACGGTGGGCGACAGTGTTGATGTGTTGTTGCCAGACTTAATTGATTACGTTAACCAGTTTTCACCTGCCCAGGCAATTCTGCTCCACCTTGAACGCGTCACAGATGCCCAGCATTTTATGACCTCAGTGCGTGACGCATCCCGCAATCGCCTTGTTTTGGCCATCAAAAGTGGTCGTACGGCACAGTCGGATATTTCAGGTATGGCGCCGACCCCAGGCATTGCCAACCGCGACGTGGTATTCGACGCTGCATTTGCTCGCGCGGGTGTGGTTAGGGTAGATGACTCAGATGAGCTGCTCGATGCTCTTGAGACGCTATCACGCATGAAGCCACTACGTGGTGATCGGTTAGCCGTGGTATCCAATGGCCTAGGCCCCGCCATGTTGGCAATCGATAAGCTCATTAGTGCGGGGGGAAAACTGGCTGAATTCACCGAAGAAACGCAGGCAGCACTGCATAAAAGCCACGTCGATATGAGTAAGCCTGGTGAAAATCCTGTGGATTTGGGTGGGAATGCGACGCCAGCGCGTTTTGTTGAAGCGTTAACAATTGTGGCTAATGATGCCAATGTCGATGCCGTCCTGGTGGTGCATGCGCCTACGCGACTAGCCCCGTCGGTAGCGACGGCAAAAGCCCTGATTGATAACCGTAAGTTGTTTAAACGTAATTTATTAACGAGTTGGATGGGCTTAAAAGAGGCCTTAAATGCTCGGCATGAGTGCAACGTAGCGGGTATCCCTACTTATACATCGCCCGAAAAAGCAGTCAAAGCATTTATGCATATGGTGGATTACCAGCGAGTGCAGGCGCTCCTTCAAGAAATACCACCCAGCCTGCCTTTTTCTACCAGCCCCGCGATACGCGCTGAATGCCGCGCTCTGATTACTCAAGCAAAAGAGCAAGGTAGGCAGACGCTTACCCATTCTGAGACAGCACAGGTGTTGGAAGCCTATGGTATTCCAGCCGCTCCGAGTGTTTATTTATCCAGCCCCGAAGAGGCGTTGGCATTAGCCGACGATATCCCAGGGCCAAAGGCACTCAAAGTCATACATGAAGGCAACTGTCGGCCTTATCGTTATCGAAAGCATCCTCATAAAATATCTGCAGGCCTAATGCAGGATTTAACAACACCTGAGCAAGTAGCGGAGGGTGTGAGACAGTTAGGCGATAAGGTGCGTGAAAAATTTCCTGAATACACGATTCGTGAATACTGTTTACAGCCAATGCAACGCGGTAAGCACTCGATGCAGATATGCGCTGGCATTACACGAGATCCGGTTTTTGGCCCTCTGATTGTGTTTGGTATTGGGGGCTATAAGGTGAATGTTTTAGCCGATCGTCAAATTGCTTTACCTCCCCTTAATATGAGCTTGGCCGCCGATATGGTGGGTAGAACCCATGCTGCTTCGTTGATTCGTGAGCACTCGGCAGATCCCGAGCGAGATATTCAACATTTATGCCAGCTGTTGGTGAAGTTATCGCAAATGGCGTCCGATCTAGGGGATTTACGCGGTTTGGAATTGAACCCGCTACTGTTAAATCGTGATGGAATGCTGGCGGTCGATTTCGCAATGGACTTAGGCCCCCCCGCGCGCTTTGCTATCATGCCTTACCCAGAAGAGCTGCGTGAATGGGTGACGTTGAAAAATGGCTGGAAAGTAGAGGTTCGGCCTATTCGAGCGGAAGATGCGCCACTGATCACCACATTCCATCGTCAACTGTCGGAAGAGAGTATTCGCTTCCGCTACTTTCATCATAAATCCAACCTGACGCAGCGCGATTTATCGATCCTTTCGCATATTAACTACGATCGCCAAATGGCCTTTATTGCTGAGCATCAGCATGATGATGGAAGCAAGGAAATGCTGGGTGTCGTTCGGGTGTGGAATGATCCGGATAATATTCGCACCGAGTTTTCAGTGATTATTCGTGATGATCTGCAGGGGCTGGGTATAGGTAGTCTTTTAATGAAAAAAATGATCGATTACTGCACCAGCATTGGCACCCTTGAAATGATTGGCAAAATCATGGTCGATAACCACCCAATGCGGGCATTAATGAAGCATTTGGGCTTTAAGTGCCGCTATAACATGGAGGAGCAGGTCGTTGATGCGGTGTTGCGTCTCAATGAACCAGAGAGCGAGTGGCAGCGGCATCGCTTAGAGAGTCAGCCCGATTAA
- a CDS encoding histone deacetylase family protein: MITAYLTHPDCSLHHMGPEHPESPLRLEAIQARLSLAGLLQQTMQADALEVSEEALARVHPVRHLKALEKCVPTQGIVTLDSDTMMNPDSLNAARVAAGAVVRGVDQVFKRQADNVFCAVRPPGHHAEAADAMGFCFYNNIAVGAAHAKAKYGAKRVAILDFDVHQCNGTIDIFKNDPNVLICTSFQYPFYPWRYLRSEWQNVVNTPLEVGTDSIEFRRVIERRWLPALHAFKPDLVMLSAGFDAHRDDPMGDVCLGDEDFYWITHLAMEIAALYAENRVVSVLEGGYNLKTLASGVEAHMKALLGLPFTNTP, encoded by the coding sequence ATGATTACTGCCTACCTTACCCATCCTGACTGTTCATTGCACCATATGGGCCCTGAGCACCCTGAAAGCCCTTTGCGGCTGGAAGCGATCCAGGCACGTTTATCGCTTGCTGGCCTCCTTCAGCAAACTATGCAAGCCGATGCGCTGGAAGTTAGTGAAGAGGCGCTCGCCAGAGTGCATCCAGTCAGGCATTTAAAAGCGCTAGAAAAGTGTGTACCAACGCAGGGCATTGTGACGTTAGATAGCGACACTATGATGAACCCTGACAGTTTGAATGCCGCACGGGTGGCTGCTGGCGCCGTGGTTCGCGGCGTGGATCAGGTATTCAAACGCCAGGCGGATAATGTTTTTTGCGCTGTGCGTCCACCGGGTCATCACGCAGAAGCCGCCGACGCGATGGGCTTCTGTTTTTATAACAATATTGCCGTAGGCGCTGCTCATGCAAAAGCCAAATACGGTGCTAAACGCGTTGCTATCCTAGACTTCGATGTGCACCAGTGTAACGGTACGATTGATATTTTTAAGAACGACCCGAATGTACTTATTTGCACCAGTTTTCAATACCCTTTTTACCCTTGGCGTTACTTGCGTAGCGAATGGCAAAATGTGGTTAATACTCCTTTGGAGGTAGGCACTGATAGCATTGAATTCAGGCGTGTTATTGAGCGACGTTGGCTACCCGCGCTGCACGCGTTTAAACCTGACTTAGTGATGCTTTCAGCAGGATTTGATGCGCATCGAGACGACCCTATGGGCGATGTTTGTCTTGGTGACGAGGATTTTTACTGGATCACCCACTTAGCCATGGAAATTGCCGCCCTCTACGCAGAGAACCGCGTGGTGTCTGTACTTGAAGGGGGCTATAACCTTAAAACATTAGCAAGCGGCGTAGAAGCCCACATGAAAGCATTATTAGGCTTACCTTTTACGAACACCCCCTAG
- a CDS encoding helix-turn-helix domain-containing protein → MTATSEEHAALRIASGRKPFVEPLRLGERLKQIRLANQWTLEDVSQRTGIARSTLSKIENDQISPTFSVVQKLINGLGIDLPQLLTPPKRERYTMGRRDLTRKGKGQLHPTPTYEHELLGHQLAQKRMIPFKTIVRARSFEEYQQWVRHDGEEFLMVLYGDIMLYTEFYAPLVLAEGDSIYFDSDMGHALVSTSEDDAVVLSVCTRGDLA, encoded by the coding sequence ATGACCGCAACCTCTGAAGAGCACGCCGCCCTGCGCATCGCGTCAGGGCGAAAACCTTTTGTTGAGCCGCTCCGTTTAGGTGAGCGGTTAAAACAAATACGTCTGGCAAATCAATGGACACTGGAAGACGTGAGTCAACGCACCGGTATTGCCCGCTCCACGCTCTCCAAAATTGAAAACGATCAAATCTCACCAACGTTTAGCGTCGTCCAGAAACTCATTAACGGCCTTGGTATTGATTTACCCCAGCTTTTAACTCCGCCCAAGCGCGAACGCTATACGATGGGGCGCCGTGACCTGACTCGCAAAGGAAAAGGACAGCTGCACCCCACCCCCACTTATGAGCATGAGCTGCTAGGCCATCAGCTTGCGCAAAAGCGCATGATTCCGTTTAAAACCATCGTGCGAGCGCGCAGTTTTGAGGAGTATCAGCAGTGGGTGCGGCACGATGGCGAAGAGTTTTTGATGGTGCTGTACGGCGATATCATGCTTTACACAGAGTTTTATGCGCCTCTAGTACTGGCAGAAGGCGACAGCATCTATTTTGATAGTGATATGGGTCATGCTCTGGTCTCTACCAGCGAAGACGATGCTGTCGTGCTTTCAGTGTGTACACGAGGAGATTTGGCGTAA
- a CDS encoding TusE/DsrC/DsvC family sulfur relay protein: MNDKNLYRYLPSSNKIELDPEGYLVKQDVWSPEIAELLAEDEGVTLTDEHWELIHLVRDFYARYEMAPAMRPLVKATKQALGDEKGRSVYLMALFPGSPPKRLARIAGLPKPTNCL, translated from the coding sequence ATGAATGATAAAAATTTATACCGTTATCTTCCTTCAAGCAATAAAATTGAACTGGATCCTGAAGGTTATTTAGTAAAGCAGGATGTGTGGAGCCCCGAAATCGCTGAGCTGCTTGCAGAAGACGAGGGTGTAACACTCACTGATGAACACTGGGAACTGATTCATTTAGTGCGTGATTTCTATGCTCGCTATGAAATGGCACCCGCGATGCGGCCATTAGTTAAAGCTACTAAACAGGCTTTAGGTGATGAAAAGGGGCGTTCGGTATACCTAATGGCGCTTTTTCCAGGCAGTCCGCCTAAGCGATTGGCTCGCATTGCAGGGTTGCCAAAACCGACGAACTGTTTATAG
- the tusB gene encoding sulfurtransferase complex subunit TusB produces the protein MLHILNEPPYSEAAQQMLSTASAGDSVLLIEDAVQAVLHSDWQGWRAVGEQIFLLKEDAASRGLLFLAATTGAKVVDMDGFVALTEQHANIISWY, from the coding sequence ATGCTACATATTTTGAATGAGCCCCCGTATAGCGAGGCAGCCCAGCAAATGCTCTCGACCGCGTCAGCAGGCGATAGTGTTTTGTTAATCGAGGATGCCGTACAAGCAGTACTGCATTCTGACTGGCAAGGCTGGCGTGCCGTTGGCGAGCAAATATTTCTATTGAAAGAGGATGCGGCGTCTCGCGGATTGCTTTTTCTAGCGGCCACAACAGGTGCCAAAGTGGTTGATATGGATGGCTTTGTAGCGCTGACTGAGCAACATGCAAACATCATATCCTGGTACTGA
- the tusC gene encoding sulfurtransferase complex subunit TusC produces MPVSNENERLVIIRHAPFSSNALREGLDVALVAAAFGQVVNLLFMGQGVLALVKEQATGAPGQKATLPTIDMLEMYDIDQLLVTARDLEALNLNADKLVDGVTIITDNELPELLNRHSNVLNF; encoded by the coding sequence ATGCCAGTGAGTAATGAAAACGAGCGACTCGTAATTATTCGACATGCACCGTTTAGCTCCAATGCCCTGAGAGAAGGGCTAGATGTCGCCTTAGTGGCAGCGGCCTTTGGCCAAGTGGTCAACTTGCTGTTTATGGGACAGGGCGTGCTGGCTCTGGTGAAGGAGCAGGCAACAGGCGCACCAGGACAAAAAGCGACATTACCTACCATCGATATGCTTGAAATGTACGATATTGATCAGTTGCTGGTGACAGCACGGGACCTAGAGGCACTGAATTTGAACGCCGATAAGCTAGTGGATGGGGTAACGATCATTACTGATAATGAGCTTCCTGAGCTGCTCAACCGCCACTCTAATGTACTGAACTTTTAA
- the tusD gene encoding sulfurtransferase complex subunit TusD: MEYGLLVMGAPYTSAAPHSALRFAKAVISRGHQVTGVFFYQEGIHNASMLMAPPQDELNMHDAWAALHHEHGVALDVCIAAALRRGVMSEAEAKRHGKSHFSLAAPFELTGLGQLLSLQQRCDRLVTFA; the protein is encoded by the coding sequence ATGGAGTACGGCTTATTAGTAATGGGCGCGCCTTACACGAGTGCAGCGCCTCACTCCGCTCTGCGCTTTGCTAAAGCGGTGATTAGCAGAGGCCACCAAGTGACGGGGGTATTTTTCTATCAAGAGGGTATACATAACGCCTCTATGCTGATGGCGCCCCCTCAGGATGAGCTCAACATGCATGACGCATGGGCAGCACTACATCACGAACACGGTGTTGCATTAGATGTTTGCATTGCTGCAGCGTTGCGTCGTGGCGTGATGAGTGAAGCTGAGGCAAAACGGCATGGCAAATCACATTTCAGCTTGGCGGCGCCTTTTGAATTAACAGGGTTAGGTCAGCTGTTATCGTTGCAGCAGCGCTGTGATCGTTTAGTCACCTTTGCATAG
- a CDS encoding Bax inhibitor-1/YccA family protein, protein MAFNDSNMARTQTHSAVSGVSANKVLRNTYALLAMTLLFSAVMAGASVAMGIQQMNIFVFFIGAYGLMFLVHKTANSAVGLLSTFAFTGFMGFTLGPIISAYLTLPNGGALIMNALAMTGLTFIGLSAVALTTKKDFSFLGNFLMAGAIVLILAMVAGLIFNIPALSLMVSAGFVLFASAAILYQTSEIVHRAGETNYILATVTLYVSIYNLFVSLLSILGIMSND, encoded by the coding sequence ATGGCTTTTAACGATTCAAACATGGCAAGAACGCAAACCCACAGCGCGGTAAGTGGTGTAAGTGCCAACAAGGTGCTGCGTAATACCTACGCACTACTGGCAATGACGCTGCTGTTTTCTGCTGTCATGGCGGGTGCCTCTGTTGCGATGGGTATCCAGCAGATGAACATTTTTGTGTTCTTCATTGGCGCCTATGGTCTGATGTTCTTGGTTCACAAAACCGCTAACTCTGCGGTTGGTCTGTTATCAACTTTCGCGTTTACAGGCTTTATGGGGTTCACGCTTGGTCCCATCATCTCTGCCTATTTAACGCTTCCCAATGGCGGTGCGCTCATCATGAACGCGCTAGCCATGACGGGCCTGACGTTCATTGGTCTTTCCGCAGTAGCGCTCACCACTAAGAAAGACTTTAGCTTCCTGGGTAACTTCTTGATGGCGGGCGCTATTGTTCTTATCTTGGCGATGGTAGCTGGATTGATCTTCAATATACCGGCGCTTTCGCTAATGGTTTCCGCTGGTTTCGTGCTGTTTGCTTCAGCAGCGATTCTTTACCAAACCAGCGAAATTGTGCACCGTGCTGGCGAGACCAACTACATCCTCGCGACTGTGACGCTGTACGTTTCCATCTACAATCTGTTCGTCAGCCTGCTGTCTATCTTGGGCATCATGAGCAACGACTGA